In Pseudomonas oryzihabitans, the DNA window TGGCTCAGCACCCGCCACCCGATTCACGAGAGGCCCAAGCGAATCGACGAGGCTGATGAAAATCTGTCTCAGGCGGTAACGACTCGCAGTTGTGTCCCCTTTGCAAGGCGCTCTAGAATCCGCCTCCCCGAACTCCAGGACGATAACAATGCGCCGGCTGGTCCCTGCTTTCTATCTGCTGCCTCTCTGTGCCCTTCCCCTCGCTGGTCATGCCCAGGAGGCAGCGGAAGATACCCCCCAAGCCCTGTCCGACCTCACCATCGTTGGCTCGGCCGAATCACCCACCGGGCCAGTACAGGGCTACAAGGCAGAGCGCTCCAGCAGTGCGACCCGCACCGATACCCCGCTGCACGAGACGCCCCAGTCGGTGAGCGTGGTCTCCCGCGAGGCCATCGACGACCTTTCCGCCACCCGCCTGCAGCAGGCGCTGGACCAGGCTGGCGGCGTCGGCCGAGGCAACAACTTCGGCGGCCAGGGCCTGACCAGCTACACGGTGCGCGGCTTCACCAGCTCCGAGTATTTCCGCAACGGCTTCCCCATGAACCGCGGCTATCCCAGCGCGCCGGATGCCGCCACCCTGGAGCGGGTCGAGGTCCTGCGCGGCCCCGCCGCGACCCTCTATGGCCGCAGCGATCCGGGCGGCACCTTCAATGTGGTCACCAAGCAGCCCCTGGGCGAGCGCAAGACCACCCTCGGCAGCCAGTTCACCGACCAGGGGCTGCGTCGCGGCACCCTGGACACCACCGGTCCGGTGGACGAGGAAGGTCGCCTGGCCTATCGCCTCAACCTGATCGCCGAGGGCGGCGACAGCTTCCGTGACGACGTGCACACCGAGCGCTACGAAGTCGCCCCGGTGCTGAGCTGGCAGGCCACCGATGCCACCCTCATCACCTTCGAGGCGGACATCATCCGCAGCAACGCCCCGCTGGATCGCGGCCGCACCAACTACCTCACCCAGCGCGCCGAGGCCAGTCGCTCCACCAACGCCTGGGAAAAGGGCACCACCAACCTGCTGCACAACGACAACGAGTCCTATCAGCTGCGCTTCGAGCATCAGCTCAATGACGCCTGGACCCTGGCTGGTGGTTTCCAATACCTCGACGGCAGCCTCAAGGGCAATGCCGTGGAAGCCAACGGTGTGCAGGCCGACGGCGTGACCCTCAGACGCAACTTCAACTACCGCAAGCTGGAGTGGAGCGATCGCGACCTGCAGCTGAACCTGACTGGCCACTTCGACACCTTTGGCCTCGGCCACACCCTGATCACCGGGATCGAGGTGGAAGACTACGACTATCAGTCGATCATCCAGCGCTCCAACCCTGCGGCCTCGCCTTACCCGGTCAACCTACTCAACCCCGTGCTGGGGCAGCCACGCCCGGCTCTGACCCTGACCCCTACTCACGACCACGAGACCCTCAAGACCTGGGCCGCCTTCGTGCAGGACCAGATCGCCCTCACCGAGCGCTTCAAGGTGCTGGGTGGCGTGCGCCTGGAGCGCTTCGAGCACGATTACGATAACAAGACGCCACCTCAAGTCCTTGCCAACGGACAGGTTGTCACCGGTGACTGGAGCAAAGATTCGAACGCCGTCACCCCGCGCCTGGGCGTCAGCTACGACCTCACCCCGGAACTGGCCCTCTACGCCAGCGCCTCCAAGTCGTTCAAGCCCAACACCGGCGCGGCGTTCCAAGGCGGCGGTTTCGACCCCGAGGAGGGCAAGGCCTACGAAGTGGGCATGAAGTGGGCGGCGCTGGACGGCCGCCTCAGCATCGACACGGCGATCTTCCATACGGTCAAGGAAAACGTCCTGACCCCTGACCCGGCCAACACAAACTTCAACATCGCCGCTGGCGAGGTGCGCAGCCGCGGTTTCGAAGTCAACGTGACCGGCGACCTGACGCCCAACTGGCGTATCCTCGGCGGCTACGCCTTCACCGATGCCGAGGTCACCAAGGACAACACCCTGGCCCGCGGCACGCGCCTGACCAACATCCCGCGCAATGCCGTCAACCTGCTTAACGTCTACGAATTCCACGAAGGCAAGCTGCGCGGCCTGGGGCTGGGCGCCAACCTCAAGTACGTGGGCGAGCGCGAAGGCCAGAAGACTGCCGTCAGCGACTACAGCATGGACAGCTACACGGTCACCGACCTGTTGAGCTTCTACAAGGTCGACGAGCATCTGCGGCTGAACCTGGACGTGCGCAACGTCTTCAACAAGGGCTACGACGAGAGCTCCTGGAACGCCTACAGCTATCCGGGCGAGCCGCGTACGGTGCAGGCCGGCTTCACCTACACCTTCTGACGCCCCACCCTCTGCAGCCCTGCGGTCAGGCCTCGCTGAAGGCCTGGCCGGTCAGCGGCTGGACCACCGGACGGCCCTGGCGGTCCTGCAGGATGTCCACCGCCACGCCATAGGTGGCCTCCAGCAGGTCGGCGGTGACGATGGCGGCGGGTCGCCCGGCGGCCAACAGGCCACCGTCGACCAGCACCAGCAGCGAATCGGCGTACTGGCAGGCCAGGTTGAGATCGTGCAGCACCACCACGGTCACCTGATTGTGCAATCGGGTCTCGTGGCGCACGCGATCGAGCAGGTTGATCTGGTGACGCAGATCCAGGGCGCTGACCGGTTCGTCCAGCAGCATCACCTCGGGTTCACGCATCAGCACCTGGGCGAAGAACACCAGCTGCCGCTGACCGCCACTCAGGGCGCCCAACTGGCGCGAGGCCAGGTGCCCGATGCCCACTTCGTCGAGCTTGCCCAGCGCCCGTTCCAGCAGCTCATCGTCCAGGTGCAGGGTCAGCCGTTCCAGGCTGCCCATGGCCACCGTCTCCAGCACCGACAGTGCCGCCTCGGCATGGGAATCCTGGGGCATATAGGCCACGCCCTGGCGCCAGCCCTCGCGCTGAGCGCGGAGCGAAGCACCCGCCACCAGCCGCCTTTTCCCGCGTTCGATATGACCCGCCGCCAGCGGCAGGTCCCCAGCGAGCGCGCGCAGCAGGGTGGTCTTGCCAGTGCCATTGGGGCCGAGGATCACATGGACCTGGCCGGGATGCAGCTCGGTGCTCAGCCCGGAGATCACGGTACGGTCGCCGCGCTTCAGCGCGAGGTCATGGAGGCGGATCATAGGCTGGACCTGCGCGGGGCGAAGATGAGCCAGAGCAGGAAGGGCACCCCGACGATGGCGGTGACGATGCCTACTGGAAACAGCGCTCCGGGCAGGATCGACTTGGACAGCACCGAGGCGAAGGACAGCATCAGGGCGCCGCAGATGGCCGACAGCGGCAAGAGGAAGCGCTGATCCTCGCCCACCTGCCAGCGGGCGATATGGGGTGCGACCAGGCCGACGAAGCCGATCACCCCGACGAAGCTGGTGGCCGTGGCGGTCATCACCGCCACCAGGATCAGCACCTTGAGGCGCAGGCGGCGGATGTCCACGCCCAGGCTCTCGGCACGCGCCTCGCCCAGGCGCAGGGCGGCCAGTTTCCAGGCATCGCGCAAGAGCAGGATGCAGCACAGCAGGGTCACCCCGGCGACGATGGCCAGGGTGGTCCAGGTGGCGCGGCCAAGGCTGCCGAACAGCCAGAAGAGGATCTGCTGCGAGAGTTCCGGCGACGAAAGGAACTGCACCAGCGACAGCAATGACTGGAACAGGAACAGCAGGGCGATGCCCCCGAGGATGATGGTGTCGCTGCCGGTGCGCTTGAGCGAAGCCAGGGCGAAGAGAAACAGCGCCGCCAGCATGGCGAAGACGAAGGCGCCCAACGGTACCCCGATCAGCGCGCCCAGGCCGAAGCTGCCCAGCGCCAAGCTGAGGGCGGCGCCACAGCCCGCGGCGGCGGCCATGCCCAAGGTATAGGGGCTGGCCATGGGGTTGTTGAGCAGCGTCTGCATCTGTGCCCCGCCGGCGCCGAGGGCGGCGCCCACCGCCAGGGCCATCAGGGCGATGGGCAGGCGCAGGTCGCGGACGATGGCGTCGGTCATCGGCTGGCGCTCACCCAGGCCGGTCAGGGACTTGAGCACCTCCAGCGGCGAAAGCAGCGAAGGACCGGTGGCGATGTCCAGCACCAGACCCGCCAGGGTCAGGGCCAGGAACACCCCGCAGGCACGCCAGCGACGACGTTCGCGGGCGCGCTGCTCGGCGATGGCGTCCGCGTGGCTGGAGAGCGAAGAGGTGCTCATGGGTTCAGGCCTATGGCGAAGGTGCCCTGGGGCTGGATCGGCATGTAGCGGCGGTAGTACTCGCGATAGTTGGCCATCGGATCCACGTCCTGGAACAGATCCGGATAGAGCTGCTTGGCGATGAACTGCAGCATGGCGAAGTCCTCCAGGCTGCGCGAGGCACCCTGGTAGACGCCATAGAGACGACCGTCGCGGATGGCCGGCAGATTGCTCCAGCCCGGCCGCTGCATGAAGGTGCGCAGGTGACTGCGGGCATCGTCGGCGCTGACGCCGGGGCCCATGGGCAAGGCAGTGGGATTGCTGTTGTCCTCACGCCCGGAGATGAAGATGACCTCCGGCTGGGCCATGAGCACCTGCTCCGGATTCATCACCCCCCACCACTGGATGAAGGGCGCGGCGATGTTGTCGCCGCCGGCCAGGGTCACCATGGCGCCCCACATGTTGCGACCATAGGTGAAGGAGTACTCGGCCGGGCCCTTGTTGCCGAACTCGGCATAGACTCGCGGCCGCGGGCGATGGGCCGCCGCGATACGGGTCTGGATGTCTTCCACCACCTTGGCGTAGAAATTGGCCAGTTCGGTGGCCCGTGCCTCCTGGCCGGTGATGATGCCGAGCAAGCGGGTGGAGGCCAGATGGCGTTCCAGGGTCTGGGCGTTGTAGTCGATCGCCACCACCGGGATGCCGAGCTGTTCGAGGCGCTTGACCTCGCTGTCCAGCGCCTGGAGCTGCCAGGCGGCCAGCACCACCAGATCCGGCTTGAGGGCGAGCACCTTCTCGACGGAAAAACTATTGTTTTCCGTCTCCCCCACATCGGGAAGGGTGGCCAGGGATGGCCGGTGGGCGACGTTGAGCGCCCAGTTGGCCGGTACCTTGCGCTCCCAGGCGCCGCGGGAAACACCGACCACGGCGTCGAAGGCATGCTCGCCCCCCACCGCCAGATAGTCGCCATAGTGGAAGCCCAGCACCACGCGCTTGGCCGGCGCCTCGATGGTCACCGTGCGCCCGAGGACATCGGTGACCTGGCGGGTCTCGGCGAAAGCTGGAGCAATCAGAAAGCAAGCGATAAGCGTTACCAGCCGGACAGCCCACTGCCCGCTGCGAGCGAAACCTTTCATGGAACCCCTTGGACATCTGCACCCGCTCTAGACGGGTGACTGCGGCGCATGCAAAGGGTGCAACTTTACGCGGTGGCAGCGCTTGCGCCTAGCGTCAGCCACCGGCAAAGGGGAAGCCGTCGTGCTCAAGTGGCATCGGCGTGACTGACCACGCCCTTGATCAGCACCGCCAGGGCGGCGAGACCGGCCGGCAGGAGCAGCGCGGTGAGCACCTGGGTGAAGGTCCAGCCCAGGCCCAGCAGGGTCGCGCCCATCCAGGCACCGGTGATGGCGCCGAAGCGGCCGATGCCGAGCATCCAGGACACCCCGGTGGCACGGCCATGGGTCGGGTAGTAGCGCGCCGCCAGCGACGGCATGGCCGACTGGGCGCCGTTGATGCACATGCCGGCCACCAGCACCAGGGTGGCCACCAGGGCGACCTGGCCCAAGCTCTGGCCGACGCAGTAGGCGAAGATCCCGGCCAGGGCATAGAACAGGCCGATGACCTTGTGCGGGTTGAACCTGTCCATGGCCCAGCCGACGAACACCGCGCTGAGTACCCCGCCGAACTGGAACAGCGCGCCAATCAAGGCGGCCTGTTCCAGGCTGGCACCGGCGTCGCGCATCAGCGTCGGCAGCCAGCTGGTGAGCAGATAGACGATCACCAGGCCCATGAAATAGGTCAGCCACAGCAGCAGGGTGCCGGCGCTGTAGCTGCGGTTGAAAATCACCGCGAAGACGTTGCCGGTCTTGACCGACTTTTGCTCGGGCACCATGAAGTGCCGTGCTTCGGCGGCCTCGCGACCGATGGGCGCCAGTACCCGGCGGATGCGCTCGGCGCTCTTGCCGTGCACCACCAGGTAGCGCGCCGATTCCGGCAGCCAGAGCAGCAGCACCACGGCCAGCGCCAGGGGCAGCACCCCGCCCAGCACCAGCAGGCTGTGCCAGCCATAGGCCGGGATCATCCAGGCCGAGACGAAGCCGCCGCCCGCCATGCCCAGGTTGAAGCCGCAGAACATACTAGTCACCAGCAGCGACTTGAGGCGTTCCGGGGTGTACTCCGAGAGCAGCGTGGTGGCGTTGGGCATGGCCGCGCCGAGGCCCAGCCCGGTGAGGAATCTCAGGATCACCAGCTGTTCGAGGTTGGCGCTGAAGGCCGACAGCAGGCTGAAGCCGCCAAAGAGGAAGGTGGCGACCACCAGCACGCCCTTGCGGCCGAAGCGATCGGCCAGCGGGCCGGAACCCAGGGCACCAAAGACCATGCCACCCAGGGCGGCGCTCATCACCGGCCCCAGGCTGGCGCGTGGGATGCCCCACTCCACCGACAGCGCCGGGGCGATGAAGCCCATGGCCGCGGTATCCAGGCCATCGAGGAAGACGATCAGAAAGCACAGGGCGACGATGCGCCACTGGTAGGCGGAGAGCGCCTGGCGATTGATGAATTGCTGGACGTCCAGGGTGCCGGCTATCGCCGTGGCCGGATGGTCGGCCAGGGGGATGGCACCCGCGAGGGTTTGCGTCATGGTGGTCTGCTCGTGTTGTTGTTATCGGCGTAGTGCGCCACTGCGCCGACGTTAAGCCCAACCCCGAACAGCTGACAATTCGATTATCGGCGACATGGCCGATAATCGACCGGATTCGCTAGTGAAACAGCCGGGTACTCAGCTCCTGGCTGGCCGCCAGCAGCACCGGCAGGAACCGCGTCTCCAGCTCCTGGCGACCGACCCGGCTGGCGTGGGTGCCGACGTTGAGCGCCGCCAG includes these proteins:
- a CDS encoding TonB-dependent siderophore receptor; its protein translation is MRRLVPAFYLLPLCALPLAGHAQEAAEDTPQALSDLTIVGSAESPTGPVQGYKAERSSSATRTDTPLHETPQSVSVVSREAIDDLSATRLQQALDQAGGVGRGNNFGGQGLTSYTVRGFTSSEYFRNGFPMNRGYPSAPDAATLERVEVLRGPAATLYGRSDPGGTFNVVTKQPLGERKTTLGSQFTDQGLRRGTLDTTGPVDEEGRLAYRLNLIAEGGDSFRDDVHTERYEVAPVLSWQATDATLITFEADIIRSNAPLDRGRTNYLTQRAEASRSTNAWEKGTTNLLHNDNESYQLRFEHQLNDAWTLAGGFQYLDGSLKGNAVEANGVQADGVTLRRNFNYRKLEWSDRDLQLNLTGHFDTFGLGHTLITGIEVEDYDYQSIIQRSNPAASPYPVNLLNPVLGQPRPALTLTPTHDHETLKTWAAFVQDQIALTERFKVLGGVRLERFEHDYDNKTPPQVLANGQVVTGDWSKDSNAVTPRLGVSYDLTPELALYASASKSFKPNTGAAFQGGGFDPEEGKAYEVGMKWAALDGRLSIDTAIFHTVKENVLTPDPANTNFNIAAGEVRSRGFEVNVTGDLTPNWRILGGYAFTDAEVTKDNTLARGTRLTNIPRNAVNLLNVYEFHEGKLRGLGLGANLKYVGEREGQKTAVSDYSMDSYTVTDLLSFYKVDEHLRLNLDVRNVFNKGYDESSWNAYSYPGEPRTVQAGFTYTF
- a CDS encoding ABC transporter ATP-binding protein, translating into MIRLHDLALKRGDRTVISGLSTELHPGQVHVILGPNGTGKTTLLRALAGDLPLAAGHIERGKRRLVAGASLRAQREGWRQGVAYMPQDSHAEAALSVLETVAMGSLERLTLHLDDELLERALGKLDEVGIGHLASRQLGALSGGQRQLVFFAQVLMREPEVMLLDEPVSALDLRHQINLLDRVRHETRLHNQVTVVVLHDLNLACQYADSLLVLVDGGLLAAGRPAAIVTADLLEATYGVAVDILQDRQGRPVVQPLTGQAFSEA
- a CDS encoding FecCD family ABC transporter permease is translated as MSTSSLSSHADAIAEQRARERRRWRACGVFLALTLAGLVLDIATGPSLLSPLEVLKSLTGLGERQPMTDAIVRDLRLPIALMALAVGAALGAGGAQMQTLLNNPMASPYTLGMAAAAGCGAALSLALGSFGLGALIGVPLGAFVFAMLAALFLFALASLKRTGSDTIILGGIALLFLFQSLLSLVQFLSSPELSQQILFWLFGSLGRATWTTLAIVAGVTLLCCILLLRDAWKLAALRLGEARAESLGVDIRRLRLKVLILVAVMTATATSFVGVIGFVGLVAPHIARWQVGEDQRFLLPLSAICGALMLSFASVLSKSILPGALFPVGIVTAIVGVPFLLWLIFAPRRSSL
- a CDS encoding ABC transporter substrate-binding protein, coding for MKGFARSGQWAVRLVTLIACFLIAPAFAETRQVTDVLGRTVTIEAPAKRVVLGFHYGDYLAVGGEHAFDAVVGVSRGAWERKVPANWALNVAHRPSLATLPDVGETENNSFSVEKVLALKPDLVVLAAWQLQALDSEVKRLEQLGIPVVAIDYNAQTLERHLASTRLLGIITGQEARATELANFYAKVVEDIQTRIAAAHRPRPRVYAEFGNKGPAEYSFTYGRNMWGAMVTLAGGDNIAAPFIQWWGVMNPEQVLMAQPEVIFISGREDNSNPTALPMGPGVSADDARSHLRTFMQRPGWSNLPAIRDGRLYGVYQGASRSLEDFAMLQFIAKQLYPDLFQDVDPMANYREYYRRYMPIQPQGTFAIGLNP
- a CDS encoding MFS transporter, coding for MTQTLAGAIPLADHPATAIAGTLDVQQFINRQALSAYQWRIVALCFLIVFLDGLDTAAMGFIAPALSVEWGIPRASLGPVMSAALGGMVFGALGSGPLADRFGRKGVLVVATFLFGGFSLLSAFSANLEQLVILRFLTGLGLGAAMPNATTLLSEYTPERLKSLLVTSMFCGFNLGMAGGGFVSAWMIPAYGWHSLLVLGGVLPLALAVVLLLWLPESARYLVVHGKSAERIRRVLAPIGREAAEARHFMVPEQKSVKTGNVFAVIFNRSYSAGTLLLWLTYFMGLVIVYLLTSWLPTLMRDAGASLEQAALIGALFQFGGVLSAVFVGWAMDRFNPHKVIGLFYALAGIFAYCVGQSLGQVALVATLVLVAGMCINGAQSAMPSLAARYYPTHGRATGVSWMLGIGRFGAITGAWMGATLLGLGWTFTQVLTALLLPAGLAALAVLIKGVVSHADAT